Genomic DNA from uncultured Methanospirillum sp.:
GAGCCTGTGCTATTGCATGCTCTCTGCCTCCGCTCCCGACGACGAGGACCTTCATTTGCTGTCCGCTTTCCTGATGAGTAGTAGTATTCATGCGCTATCTTCTGGATTTTTTGATATCAACCGGGAACAGCAATAACCCGGAAATACAGAGCATCATTGTGTATAAGAGTAACACGTGGACGACAGCTGCCAGATCAGATATATGATGCAGTTGCCTGCCTGATTTTCTGTCTGTGACTATTTGTCGGCCATGCGTAATTACCCTGACGATCTTTCGTTTACCCTGCCTTCTGAATTTCATCAGAAGAGGTAACGAAGATTATTGAGATCATAAAGGTGGAAACGGGTCAGAACATACACTGATAGCAGTTCTGTTATTAGTTCTGTACCAGTTCACCCTTGGAGACAAGGGGTGTCAGCCGTATTCCAGCCTTTGATAGCGTCTCTTCTGCTCCTTCACCCCGATCCACAACAGAGATTATATCGGTGATAACACCGCCTGCCTGTCTGATCTGGTCCACACCAAAGAGGGCAGATCCCCCGGACGTGGTCACATCCTCTATCATGAGGACTCGTTTTCCTTTCACGTCACCGATGATCAGTGAAGAGAGCCCGTGTGTCTTCTGTTCTTTCCTGATGATCACATACGGCTTCCCACTCTCAAGTGATGACGCGACAGCCAGGGGAACACCACCGACAGCAACCCCGGCGACAACATCCCAGTCAATGTCCTGATTCATGACAGATGCTGCGATCGCTTTCAGGATGCCAGGATGTGTCATTGCCATCTTGATATCAATATAGACAGAACTCTTCTTTCCTGAAGCCAGCGTAAAATCACCAAAGCGAATGGCATCAACCTGGATCAACTGATCTTTAAGACTTTTTTCTACCATGGAACGTCTTTCACTCCCATTTTGTATCCGATAATATTTACCACCCGGTGCAGCACCGGGGTGATAATAAGAATCGTA
This window encodes:
- the pyrE gene encoding orotate phosphoribosyltransferase codes for the protein MVEKSLKDQLIQVDAIRFGDFTLASGKKSSVYIDIKMAMTHPGILKAIAASVMNQDIDWDVVAGVAVGGVPLAVASSLESGKPYVIIRKEQKTHGLSSLIIGDVKGKRVLMIEDVTTSGGSALFGVDQIRQAGGVITDIISVVDRGEGAEETLSKAGIRLTPLVSKGELVQN